The DNA window CGTTGTGAAGCATGACCTGGACGACCTGCAGGCCATGGGGGTCAATTGCCTGCGCAGTCATTTCCCCGCTCCGGATTTCTTTCTGGATGAATGCGACCGGCGCGGCATGATGCTTTGGCTGGAAGCGCCGATCTATTGTCTGAACCCTAAATCATCGGCCGGCGGCACAGCGTTTTCCGACAGCAGTGTCAAGAATTTGGCGGTCAACATGTTGCGCGAAATGGTTCTTCAGGCCGTCAACCATCCGAGCGTAATCATCTGGAGCGTTGGCAATGAATGTAACGCGGAGCACCCTGAAGCAGAGGCGTTTTTCCGCGCATGTGTTGAGCAGGTGCGCGCGCTGGACCGCTCGCGCTTGATCGGATATGCGTCTTACTATGGCAACATTGGCTGTCTGCAAGATCAGGCGGATGTAATCGGAATCAACCAGTACTGGGGCTGGTATGAGCGCATCCGACAGGACGGCGCCGTGGAAACGGCCCCGGCCATAAATTGGCCCTGCGATCTCTCCAAGCTGGACGCGTGTTTGCGGGAAAAATCAGCCTTGGGCAAACCACTATTGCTGACGGAATTCGGCGCCGACGCCGAACCCGGATTCAGGTCGGCCGGACTTGATCTCTGGTCGGAAGATTACCAGGCGGCCTTGATCCAAAAACACATGGAAATTGCGGGAAAATATCCGGCGGTTTGCGGCACGTTCCCGTTCTGTTACGCGGACTATCGCGACCCCTCGAAGCCGGTCAATCATCATTGGCGCGGGATCAATTTGAAGGGCGTTGTGGATTATCATCGCAATCACAAGCTGGCCTGGCCGGCGGTTCAAAAAATATATAACCCGAATATTGCATGATAATCGCGCAACGTGGTTAACCGAACACGTTTCTGTGTCCGGGTAGCGGAATGTCGAAGATTTGATGGATGAACCGTTTGCGCGTAACGGCGACCGGATCAACTTGAGCGTGAAAAGCCTGGATGTGCGCGTGCTGGTGTTGGAAAAATAAAAACAGAAAGGAAAATAAAATGGCGGGAAAATTCAAGTTTTCGTTCGGGCCCTGGAACATTCATGAAGGCGCGGACCCGTTCGGCCCGGCCGTGCGCAAGTCAATCGCGTTTGATAAAAAACTGGCGATGTATAAAAAACTGGGATTTGACGCCGTCCAATTTCATGATGACGATGCTGTCCCCAATTTGAATAGACTCAATCCCCGGCAGATTATTCGGGAAGCTGAAAAACTCAGCGCCAAACTCAAATCCCACGGGCTGGCCGCGGAATTCGTGGCGCCGCGGTTATGGGAAGACCCTCGCACCGTTGACGGCGGATATACGTCAAACGAGGCAGGTTGCCGGAAATACGCCATTGAACGCAGCAAGCGCTGTATTGATATCGCCAATGCCCTCGGCACGAAATTGATCGTGCTCTGGCTGGCGCGCGAAGGCACCTATGCCCGCGAAGCCAAGGACAGCCGGGAGGCGGTCAAGCGCATCCTTGAGGCTATGAACGCGATGCTGGAATATGATTCGGAAATAAAAATAGCCATAGAGCCCAAGCCAAACGAGCCCATGGATCACACCTACATTCCCACCACCGGCCATGCGATCGCGCTGGCGTTCCAAACCCGCGCTCCGGAACGGGTGGGCGTCAATATTGAAAGCGCCCATGCCATCCTGGCCGGACTGGACCCTTCGGATGAAATGGGTTTTGCGCTTTCTTTCAATAAATTATGGACCGTGCATCTCAACGACCAGAACGGGCTGAAATTTGACCAGGACAAGACGTTCGGCGCCGTTGATTTGCGCCGGGCGTTCAACCAGGTGCGGATATTGGACAAATATAATTACGGAAGCAACGGGGAATTTGTCGGCCTGGACGTGAAAGCCATGCGCACGCAGAAAGACGATGTCGCCACCAGGCATTTGGCCAACAGCCGGAAAATATTCCTGCGCTTGCTGGAAATATCACGCAGTTTGAAAGAAGATAAATTGCAGGACATGATCGGCAAACGCGATTATGAAGCCCTGGAAATGTATATTCTGGAAAATATGATTGGGAAAAGATGAAGAAAATAATTTCGATTAGAAAAACCCCCCTGCCCTTTGAATTCCCCGGCGCCAATTTTTACGGGAGCGGGGAAGAAGCGGCCGCCTTGAGGGTTATCCGCGCAAAGAGCCCTTTCCGATATTATGGTCCGAAATGCGGTTGCGAAGTTGACAAGTTTGAAGGAGAATTCGCAAAATTTACGGGAGTCCGCCGGGCGCTTGCCGTAAGCAGCGGCACGCAGGCGCTGGCCACGGCCATGTCGGCCCTGGGCGTGGGGCCGGGATGCGAAGTGATCGTCCCGGCCTACATGTGGATCGCGATCGTGGCCGGCGTGGTGCGGCTGGGGGCGATTCCTGTCCTGGCGGAAATAGACGATTCCTTTACGCTCAACCCGGCGGCGCTTGAAAAGCGCATTAATAAAAGGACGCGTTTGATTGTGGCCGTCCACATGAGCGGCGCGCCGGCCAATATGCCTGCCATACTGAAGGTTGCCCGCCGGCATAAGGTAAAAGTGCTGGAGGATTGCGCCCAATGCAATGGAGGAACATACAAAGGAAAAAAAGTCGGCTCATTCGGCGACATGGCCATCTTCAGTTTCCAGTTGAACAAGATAATGACGACCGGCGAGGGCGGCACAATAACAACCGATTCCGAGCATTTGTTCCGCCGCGCCTCCGCCATTCATGACCTCGGCTATCCGCGGATTAACGGAAGGTTGGTCATGGAAGACGGAAAATATGCGCTCTGGGGTTTTGGCGGGCGGATGAGCGAAATCGCCGGCGCTATTGCCAGGGTGCAGTTGAAAAAATTGCCGAAAATCATCGCCGCCATGCGCCATGCCAAGTCTGAGATAAAGAAAGGCATTGCCGGCATTGACAGGCTGAAATTCAGGCGGCTGAATGATGCGCGGGGAGATACAGGCGCTTTTCTCATCCTGATTCTGCCCGACGCGGGCCGGGCGAAGAAGTTCGCGGAATGTCTGAACAAAAACAAGATTTTTGCGGGGCTTTCTCCGACCATGCGCGTGGCCGATTTCGGCATGCATGTTTATTATAACATTCATTCGCTGGTCGGGAAGCATTCCAACTCCGCCGACGGTTTCCCCTGGACTCTGGCGGACAATAAGGATTCAAATTACGATTATCATAAGGGCGCCATGCCGCAATCGGACAATCTGATGAAACGGAGCGTTATTATGCCGATCCCGTCGGTGATGACAAAACAGGATATTGCCGATACAATCCGCGGCATNNNNNNNNNNNNNNNNNNNNNNNNNNNNNNNNNNNNNNNNNNNNNNNNNNNNNNNNNNNNNNNNNNNNNNNNNNNNNNNNNNNNNNNNNNNNNNNNNNNNAACGCGGCGTTTATCGGCGCCGGGTTCATCGGCAAAGTTCAAATTGCGCAAATCTTGCGCCTTTATCCGAAAGTAAAGATCGCGGGATTGGCCGAGGCCAATCCCGCAGCCGGGCAGGAAATTGCGCGGGAATTCGGAATAGAGCGCGTGACAGGCGATTATCGCGAACTATTGGACGATAAAAACATTCAAGTCATTCATAATTGCACCCCGAATAATCTGCATCACAAGATAAACAAGGAAGCTTTGGAATGCGGCAAGCACGTTTTCTCGGAAAAGCCCCTGGCGCTCACGGCCACCGAGGGAATTTTTCTCTCTGAACTGGCGGAAAACAGGCATTTGGAGGCGGGGGTTAATTTTTGTTACCGCTTTTACCCCGTTATTCAGGAAGCAAAGGAAAGGATAAAGAACGGCGAAATCGGGGAAGTGTTTTCGGTGATGGGGTACTTCCTGCAGGACTGGCTCTTGTTCAATACCGACTATAACTGGCGCTTGACGCGCGAAAGCTCCGGCAATTCATATATAATGGCCGATCTTGGCAGCCACTGGTGCGATTTGATCCAGTTCGTCACCGGCCTGAAAATCACCAGTTTAACGGCTGACCTGCGCGCCATTCATCCTGTCCGGAAAAAACCGAAATCCGGAGCGCTCACCTTTGCCCGGCAGACGGCTAAAGACATGGTGGACGTCAAATGCGACCTTGATGATTATGGCGCTCTATTGCTGCGCTTTGACAAGGGGGCGCGGGGCGCCTTCATGACCAGTTCCCTGTGCGCCGGACGCAAGGTGTCAATTGACCTGCAGATTTACGGTTCGAAACAATCCCTTTCCTGGAACCATGAAAGATCGGCCGAATTATTGGTCGGCAACCGGGACAAGGCGAATGAAATTTTTATCGAATCGCCGCTTCAACAGAAAGAAGCAACCCGAAAATACGCCCTTCTGCCCTCCGGCCATCCCATGGGGTACCACGACGCCTTGTTCAACCTGTTTTCAGATTTTTATGGCGCGGTTGAAAAAAACATGTCCGGCGAAAAAGCGGCCGTAAATTACCCGACTTTCAAGGAAGCGGCCTATGAGTTGAAAATCGCCGCGGCGGCCGTAAAAAGCAGCCGGGAAGGCCAGTGGCAGGAAATCAAGTAATCCAGAAGGCAGAATTCAGTAGTCAGCAGTCAGAATAAAAGACCGAACGCAAAAAATATGATAACAAGATTAATTCCTCATGTGGGCGCGGCGGCGCTGGCCAGCCCCCTTGAAGTCGGCGCTGACCGGGCGGAACAGACGGCGGCTGATCTCGGCCGCTTGTTGGAATCCGCCGGCTGCAGTGTCGTGAACGGCGGATCAATAAAAAACGCCGAGCAGGCGCGGCTGGCCGGAATGAAGTTCGCCGAGAAGCACGTTTCATCCGTGGCATTGGCGCCGACAAGCTGGTTCGAGGATTATCTTGCATTGGATATGCTGGAAGAATGCAATGTTCCAATCCTGTTCTGGCCTTTACCCGGCATGGAGACCGGCGCACTATGCGGCACACAGCAGGTTGGATGCTATCTGCGGCAGTTGGAAAAACCATTTCAGGCGGTCTTCGGCGAAATCAGGGAGGGAACGCAACTTGACCGGTGTATGAGTTTCCTGCGGGTTTCCGCCCTCAATCATATTTTGCGCCGGGCCAGGATCGGCATGGCCGGCCAGCATGTGCGCGGGATGACGTATGTCGGCGCAAACGAAATGGCGTTGAAAAAGACTTTCGGGTGCCGGGTTGTGCCGGTGGATATGGTTGGCTTGCTGAAAAACTCCCGCGCGGTTGATACGAACCGCAAAAAAGCAATCTGGGAAAATGTCAGGAAAAACGCGGCGCGCTCGTCAGTTTCCGATGAAGCCGGGTTGGACTCCGCCGGCGTTTATCTGGCGATAAAGCAAACCGTTGCCGAGGAAAATCTTTCCGCCATGGCCTTCGGCTGTTATCCGGATTTCATGGGCTGTGCCTGTCTCGCGGCTTCTTTGTTGGCTGATGAAGGCGTTCCAATTGCCTGTGAAGGCGATGTCAACGGCGCATTGGGTATGCTTATTTTGCAGCATTTAACCGGACAGCCGACGCTCAATACCGACTGGCTCGATCCTCTGCCGGATGGCAGCGTGGTATTTAGCCACTGCGGCTCATCTTCCCATTCGCTTGCCGCCGACAAAGAAAACATTACGTTTGCGAAAGTGCGCCTCGCAAATCAGGGTGTCTGTTCGTTGTTTCCCGCCAAAACCGGTCCGGTCACGCTGGTCAGCATTCTACCGAAAGGCAATGGTTATCAAATGGCGGTTTTGGAAGGCGAAGCCTTGCCAACCGATATGGTTTTCCCCGGCAACCCGTTGCGGGTGAAATTCAATGCTTCCGTTGGGGATGTGATTGACTGGATATTTTCGGAAGGCATCGGTCATCATTGGATGGCCGGATACGGCCATCTTGGCGGAGAAGTCATGAATCTTGCGGAAATAATCGGTCCTGCGAAAAACCCGCAAAATGCCCCGCGGCTTGCCGCGGGGGGCGAATGCATCTATTTCTCTGGCCGCGATAGCTTTTAAATGAAAGGAATATCATCATGGTTTCGTCGAAGCCGGTGCCGCTTGGCGGGAAGAAAGTTGCTCCCAAATCCGATCAAAAAATGTTTAAAGACAGGATTATTTTAGGCGCGCAGTATTTTCGCATTGTTCCGCCTTCCGACGAATGGGTTCATGATTTCAAACGTTTTCGCGAAATCGGCCTTGACACGGTCAAGATTGAACTGATTTGGAACCAGATTGAACGCCGGCCGGGCATGTATGTGTGGGACGAAATAGACGAATTGATGGACAAGGCACATGCCCAAAAACTGAAGGTATTGGCCACCTTGCCGATGGAGACCGTGCCTGATTATGTTGTGCGCGAGGCGGATGCCAGGGTGGTTATCGCGTTAGGCAAGGAGGCCCGGCGGGAACTTCCGATCCAGCGTTATTTGGGGGGCGTCATTCGCGGCTGTTGCTGCTGGGACGCCCCGCAATTGAGGAAACGCATGGCCTTTTTTGTAAAGGCGGCGGTCAGCAGATACCGCAACCATCCAGCCCTGCTTTGCTGGGACGTGTTTCAGGAGGTGGACATTCCGGAGTGCGCCTGTAAAAATACGACCAAGCTGTATCAGTTGTGGCTGAAGGATAAATACCGCAACATAGAGGCGTTAAACAGGATTTTCGGGGAGCATTATTCTTCATTTAAAGAAATAGAACCGCCCTATAACATGAGCTTTGAGGGGCAGGCCTTTCTGGCCTATACGCGTTTCATGACCGATTGCCTGGCCGGCAGAATAAAGTGGCTTTATGGTTTGGCCCGGTCATGCGACAAAAAACATCCCGTGATCGTGCATGCGCATTCCGGAGCCCTGTGCTGCATGGATGACTGGGAAATCGCCAAACAGGTTGATTTTTACGGGACATCCATGCATGAGCTTTTGTATGAAGCGATGCATGCAAATCAGGCCTTATTTTCAAAGGCGGTCGCCCACTTGGAAATCATGCGTTCCATGTCGCGGGCTGATAATTACTACTGGGTTTCGGAGTTATCGTGCGGAGCCGCGTTCGGGGGGCCCGGCACGCACAGACGTTTGAACGAAGGCGAACTCTTTTTCAATCTCTGGACATGTCTGGCACATGGCGCCAAGGGCATATACCTCTGGCAGTTTAAGCCGGAGGGTTTTTTTCACTGGGAAACACCCTATGCATGGGGTCTGACCGCCCTGAACGGGGCGGAAACTTTCCGTATCAGAGAATTTAAGTTGTTTCAAAAAGTGGTCCGCGATCATGAGTGCCTGTTTGCTTCCATGAGGCCGGTAGCCGGCGACTCTGCCGTTTTATATTCTCCGGATTCGCATACGACCTGTCTTGCCAAGGGATGCTTTTCCTATCGGGCCGCTTTTTTTGGGGCGGTCAACCTGCTTTGGGTTAATAACATTCAATTTGATATAATCAGATACGCAGAAGAGATCAAGGGATACAGGATCATATACTGCCCCATGCCGTGGCTGCTTGGTCAAGCGTTTATTTCGGCTTTGATTGCTTATGCTGAAAACGGCGGCACTGTTATCGCGGACGGTGGATTCGGACGCTACGACGATAACAACTGGCTTTCGCGGGAGACACCAGGCGGCGGTCTTGCGGCAAGGCTGGGCATGGTGGAAACCGATTTCACATGGCTGGAGGAGAAAGCGGTATTCAAGCTCGGTAATGGAAAAAAAATGTTCGGATGCCAGGAAAGGGGCTGGCTGGATGCGGGAAAAAACAAGGTGCTGGCAAGGTATGCGGATAATAACGCAGCGGTTGTGGAATGTTGTTGCGGCCTCGGTAAATTTATTTTTACCGGGACCTCGGTTTCCTCCTGTTACGAGAAAAGCACGGACGTAAAGACGGCCGCGGAATGGGTCAAATTTTGCGGCTTCAAGCCAAGTCTGAAAATAAAACCGCACGGCAAAGTTACCGGACGCATTCAATGTGCCGGCGGCGTTTCAGTTGTCTTTCTGTTCAATCACGGGTTTGAGCGGGTTTCCGCTTCATGCCGGCCGGGATTCGGGTTTAAAAAAGCAGAGGTTCTTTGCGGCGAAAACATTTCGGTGAAACACAGCCGGGAATTCGGCGCCTCTTTGCCGCCCAAGGGCGTGACCGTGGTCAAGTTGACTTGAACAAAGTTACACATTATTGAAAGGAAGAATCATGATGATTTCCAGGAAACCATTGATTATGGCGGGCGCGCTTATTGTCACGATGCTGGCCGGCCAGCCATGCCGAGCCAACGGTTTATTGATGAACTCCGGCTTTGACGACACATCGGCCGCTGTTCCGCCATCAGGCTGGAAAATTACCGAAAACACCGGTGTCTGCAAGGTCGTAGACAACGACGGATACAGCGGAAATCAATGCCTTCGTTTCAGAACCGAAAGTCCGGCCAGAATTGCGCCGGTCATGCAGGAATTTGACTGCCTGCCCGACCATGACTATGTGCTTTCAGCTTGGTTCAAAAGCGCCGGAGTTGCAAAACCGGTTGTTTGCGTGAGAACTCCGTTCCAAAATGCTCCGATTCTTTCGCGGATCGGCGGGGAGAAAAATGAGAAATGGTGTTTCCAGCATGAAACGTTTAACAGCGGCACAAATAAGCAGCTTGATGTTGTGGTTTACGCAGATGTTGCGGCACTTACCAACGGTTCCGTGCCTGCCGGAACATCCTGGATAGATGACGTTAACGTTCGGGAGACGGCTGAATTTACGCGTGACAGCGAAAACATCCGGGCAGACGCCGACACAAACCTGTTCAACATGGCGCGCGGCAAGCCGTATGATTTTGAGCCAAAACCGAATTATTCTGCCGACAAAGACGACGCAACCCAGTTAACCGACGGAGAATACACGCGGGGATTTTTCTGGGAACAGAAGAGCACGGTCGGCTGGAAAAACGCGTTTTGCACCACGATCACCATTGATCTCAAAAATATTGAACCGATCTGCGGTTTGTCGTTCAACACTGCGGCCGGCACGCTGGAAGTCAAATGGCCTCTTGCCATTATGATTTTTACCAGCGATGACGGAAAGAGCTTCAATTACACTGGCGATCTGATTGAACTAAGTCGGGGCAAAGGACTGCCGGCCTCGGATAAATACTCGGCACATCGTTATATTACGCGCACCCTGGAAACCAGAGGGCGTTACGTTCGCCTTGCGGTTGTTGCATGGGTGTTCCGTTCCCCGAATTTTACGTTCTGCGATGAAATCGAGGTTTATCGGGGGCCGAAATCGTTGCTTGAAAAACCGGCCTCGGGCGAACGGGTTGAAAACGTCCGGGATTTTTGTCGCGTTAAAATCGGAAGCTCTTTAGTGCGCAAGGCCTTGCTGCAGGACCTGGATTCAATCAGTAAAAACATGCTGCAGAAAAAAATAACCGCTAATCAGCGGCAGGAGATGGCAACTGAACTGCGCGCTCTGGAAGAGGAGGTCAAAACAACGGAATTTTTTTCTGTGGACGCTCCCGGCTATCGCGCCATTGCGCCGCTTAACGACCTGCACTCCAGAATGCTGAAAATCAATGCTGACCTTCTAAGGTTGAGTGGATTTCCGCCCATCGCGGCCTGGCACAAGAACCGTTGGGACCCCCTTTCAGCCGTTGAAACGCCGGGGCAGGTTCCGCCAGCGCCGCCAAATCTACATGTTGATATGATGGACAACGAATACCGGGCCGAGGTCGTTAATTTGTTGAACACCACGAAGAACGATTTGACCGCGCTGCTTACAATTGAGGGCTTGCCCGAAGGCCGCAATCCAGAATATGTTGCGGTTCATCAAGTTGAATATGCGGGCACCCAAACGGGTGAAATGATAGCGGACCCCCTGCCGTTAGCAAAACAGGTTGAAGCCGGCTGGCTGATTGATCTGCCTTCCGGCATGACGCGCCAGGTCTGGATGAGTTTTCATCCGGTTGGGGTAAAGCCCGGAATCTATAAGGGTGAAATCCGTGTCCGGCCTGCAAATGAATGCGGGATTGCGGCGCGTATTGCCCGATGGATTTTATCAGGCTTTAATCAAGGGCTGCGAGTGCCTCTGACCGTCAGCATCCATCCCTTCCGGTTCCCGGATAAACCGCGTCTTTCACTGAGTATGTGGGATTACACACACAAACCGTACGTGACCTACGCTCTTACGGAAAGCAATGTAAATATCGCGATTGCCGATCTGCGCGCGCATTTTGTTGACACGCCCTGGGCACATCGCGCCGCGGCCTGCTGGCCGGAAAAGGAGGATTTTGACCAGGATGGCAATCTGGTCAAACCGCTGCGCACAACCGGATTTGACAATTGGATCAGGGACTGGAAGGACAGCAGGAATTATTTCATCTTCCTTGGGATCAACGCCAATAAGTTCGATTTTGCCGGAGAAACAATGGGCACGCCGCGGTTCAACAAAATGGTGCGGAGTTGGGCCGCCGCTTTTGCGGCATATGCCGCAAAGAAAGGAATATCGCCGCGGCAAATCGGGCTGCATCCGCTGGATGAGCCCGGCGAGCCGGAAGAGTACCGGATAAACACGGTTTGGGCTGAACAAATCAAAGCCGGCGCGCCCGAATTTGTGCTTTTTACGGATGCGTCCACTTGGGGCAAACGCTGGGAAAAACGCAGCCCGGAATTCGAAAAAATGCTCGCTGGTTACGACATTTTCTGCCCTCTCCGTCCGTCTTATCACGGAATGGATGAAGCCAAACAACAAATTCTGCGTTCGTCCGGCTCCAAGGCAAAACAGCTCTGGTTTTACAGTTGCATAGGTCCGGCGCGCCTTTTTGACCCCTATTATTACCACCGGCTCCAGGCCTGGCAATGCTGGCGCAACAATGCGGTCGGCATGGCATTCTGGAATTATTGG is part of the Kiritimatiellia bacterium genome and encodes:
- a CDS encoding TIM barrel protein, whose amino-acid sequence is MAGKFKFSFGPWNIHEGADPFGPAVRKSIAFDKKLAMYKKLGFDAVQFHDDDAVPNLNRLNPRQIIREAEKLSAKLKSHGLAAEFVAPRLWEDPRTVDGGYTSNEAGCRKYAIERSKRCIDIANALGTKLIVLWLAREGTYAREAKDSREAVKRILEAMNAMLEYDSEIKIAIEPKPNEPMDHTYIPTTGHAIALAFQTRAPERVGVNIESAHAILAGLDPSDEMGFALSFNKLWTVHLNDQNGLKFDQDKTFGAVDLRRAFNQVRILDKYNYGSNGEFVGLDVKAMRTQKDDVATRHLANSRKIFLRLLEISRSLKEDKLQDMIGKRDYEALEMYILENMIGKR
- a CDS encoding aminotransferase class I/II-fold pyridoxal phosphate-dependent enzyme, with amino-acid sequence MKKIISIRKTPLPFEFPGANFYGSGEEAAALRVIRAKSPFRYYGPKCGCEVDKFEGEFAKFTGVRRALAVSSGTQALATAMSALGVGPGCEVIVPAYMWIAIVAGVVRLGAIPVLAEIDDSFTLNPAALEKRINKRTRLIVAVHMSGAPANMPAILKVARRHKVKVLEDCAQCNGGTYKGKKVGSFGDMAIFSFQLNKIMTTGEGGTITTDSEHLFRRASAIHDLGYPRINGRLVMEDGKYALWGFGGRMSEIAGAIARVQLKKLPKIIAAMRHAKSEIKKGIAGIDRLKFRRLNDARGDTGAFLILILPDAGRAKKFAECLNKNKIFAGLSPTMRVADFGMHVYYNIHSLVGKHSNSADGFPWTLADNKDSNYDYHKGAMPQSDNLMKRSVIMPIPSVMTKQDIADTIRG
- a CDS encoding Gfo/Idh/MocA family oxidoreductase; protein product: NAAFIGAGFIGKVQIAQILRLYPKVKIAGLAEANPAAGQEIAREFGIERVTGDYRELLDDKNIQVIHNCTPNNLHHKINKEALECGKHVFSEKPLALTATEGIFLSELAENRHLEAGVNFCYRFYPVIQEAKERIKNGEIGEVFSVMGYFLQDWLLFNTDYNWRLTRESSGNSYIMADLGSHWCDLIQFVTGLKITSLTADLRAIHPVRKKPKSGALTFARQTAKDMVDVKCDLDDYGALLLRFDKGARGAFMTSSLCAGRKVSIDLQIYGSKQSLSWNHERSAELLVGNRDKANEIFIESPLQQKEATRKYALLPSGHPMGYHDALFNLFSDFYGAVEKNMSGEKAAVNYPTFKEAAYELKIAAAAVKSSREGQWQEIK
- a CDS encoding beta-galactosidase, which translates into the protein MVSSKPVPLGGKKVAPKSDQKMFKDRIILGAQYFRIVPPSDEWVHDFKRFREIGLDTVKIELIWNQIERRPGMYVWDEIDELMDKAHAQKLKVLATLPMETVPDYVVREADARVVIALGKEARRELPIQRYLGGVIRGCCCWDAPQLRKRMAFFVKAAVSRYRNHPALLCWDVFQEVDIPECACKNTTKLYQLWLKDKYRNIEALNRIFGEHYSSFKEIEPPYNMSFEGQAFLAYTRFMTDCLAGRIKWLYGLARSCDKKHPVIVHAHSGALCCMDDWEIAKQVDFYGTSMHELLYEAMHANQALFSKAVAHLEIMRSMSRADNYYWVSELSCGAAFGGPGTHRRLNEGELFFNLWTCLAHGAKGIYLWQFKPEGFFHWETPYAWGLTALNGAETFRIREFKLFQKVVRDHECLFASMRPVAGDSAVLYSPDSHTTCLAKGCFSYRAAFFGAVNLLWVNNIQFDIIRYAEEIKGYRIIYCPMPWLLGQAFISALIAYAENGGTVIADGGFGRYDDNNWLSRETPGGGLAARLGMVETDFTWLEEKAVFKLGNGKKMFGCQERGWLDAGKNKVLARYADNNAAVVECCCGLGKFIFTGTSVSSCYEKSTDVKTAAEWVKFCGFKPSLKIKPHGKVTGRIQCAGGVSVVFLFNHGFERVSASCRPGFGFKKAEVLCGENISVKHSREFGASLPPKGVTVVKLT